The DNA sequence ATAATCCCCTCAATGATCAATAAAGACAGGGTGTTCGCGTTTGTTTTTAATGACAAAAATAATAAAGCAGTTAAATACTGGAGAGATATAGGAACCCTTGATTCTTACTGGGAAGCCAATATGGATCTTATCCAGATAGACCCTATTTTTAATCTCTATGATAAATATTGGCCTATTCGTACCTATCATGAACAGCTTCCCCCTGCAAAGACCGTGTTCTCAGAATCATTTCCCGGAGGGAGATACGCTAAGGTTCTGGATTCTCTTGTATCCAATGGATGCATCATTAGCGGTGCCCACGTGGAAAGATCGGTCGTTTCTCCTGACGTAAGAATTGATTCCCATTCTGAAATCTTGGATTCAGTTTTAATGGAAGGGGTAAGGATCGGTAAAAATGTTAAAATCCGGAAAGCCATAATTGATAAATTTGTAACGGTTCCTGACGGAAAACGCATCGGATATAATTTAGAAGAAGATGCCAGGCAGTTTACTATTACGGGAAAAGGTATTGTTGTAGGACATAAAGAGATGCCTTTGCTTTGATCTTAAACGACTTATCAAAACGTAGGGCAAGGCTTTAGCCTTGCTTCCCTGCATGAACGTGCATACGGAAGAGAGCAACCCGAAAGGATTGCCCTACGTAACTTTTATGACAGTAGTGGCAAGGCCGCGCCTTGCCACTACATAGTTGTTAGTTTGAATTTCCTCTGCATGAAATTAACCTTATGAAAATATATACATAATTCCCCCTTATTTCAAAATCTGACAAGGAGACTCTGCTATGAATACTGGTTTTTCTATCAAAGGACTCTTCGCTCTTATTTTCATATCACTCTTATACCCCCTGGTAACATTTGGAGAAACCTCTCCCTTTAAACTACAGGGAGACCTTGTAAAGGATCACGTTTCTGCAGATAGCCCCATACCTGTTACGATTACTTTCACAATAGCGCCCAACCATTATACCTATAAAGATCAAATGAAAGTAGAAAGCGGGGACCCCTCCCAATTTACCGTAACCTCTGCAACACTTCCTGCGGGAAAAGTTAAGTACGATCAATTCCTAGAGAAAGAAGTGGAAATCTACGAGGGTCAAGTAAAGATAAACTCATTCCTCCAACTTTCAAAGGACACTCCACCTGGCCCATACCATATAAAGCTTAAAGTACATTATCAGGGGTGTTCCGATAAAATGTGCTTTGCTCCCAAGATAGAGGAGCTTACCATACCAGTACAGGTGGAGTCCCCTGGTTCAGGCGCACCGGTATTGTCAGAGGGAAAAAAGCCAGCACCTCCTGCCTCTCAGCCAAAGGAAAAAGCTGAGCCTGATGGTTTTCAAAAGACCCTTGAAAGCAGAGGACTTTTTGTATCCCTGACTCTTATTTTCTTAGCTGGCATAGGCTTAAGCTTTACCCCATGCGTATACCCTATGATACCAATCACTGTTGCCATAATTGGAGGGCAAGCTGCTGCAGATCAAGCATCAGGAAGAAGACCCCTGAAGGCGCTTCTTCTTTCACTCATATATGTTCTGGGAATAGCTGTCGTTTATGCTTCTCTGGGTGTTATTGCTGCTTCTACCGGAGCATTATTTGGCACAGCTCTGCAAAGTCCCTGGGTCATAGGATTCGTGGTGGTGGTGTTTGTAGCGCTTGCCCTGAGTATGTTCGGACTCTATACCTTGCGGGTCCCATCCTTTATCTCTGATCGGCTGGGAACAAAGACAGGAAAGGGTTTTATTGGGGTCTTCATTATGGGGTTAATTTCGGGAATTGTTGCCTCGCCATGTATCGGCCCCGTACTCGCCAGTCTATTGGTCTATATTGCCAGCACAGGAAATAAATTCCTGGGGTTCTGGATGCTCTTTATTTTTGCCTGGGGATTGGGAGTGCCTCTCATTGTATTGGGAACCTTTTCAGGCGCTATAAAGACATTACCAAAATCAGGTGAATGGATGGTAACCGTAGAAAGGATATTTGGATTACTTTTACTTGGAGTTGCCTTGTATTATGTAAGATTCATTATATCAGAAAACATCTTTATCATTATTCTGGGATTGTTTTTAATTATTACCGGTGTGTTCTCAGGGGGTTTTGACCGATTGACCAACGAAAGCACTACCTTCCAGCGAGCAAGGAAGGCCTTTGGTCTCATAGCCTTTATCTTCGGAACATATTTCCTTGTAGGACATCTCATAATCAGAGGGTTTATTTTACCACCTTTCTCAACATCAACATCTACCCAGGTAGAAACAACAAAGGAGAAGATCGATTGGATATTCGATGAAGAGAAGGGACTACAACAAGCCAAAGCAAGTGATAAGATGGCAATGATTGATTTTTGGGCATCGTGGTGTGCGGCCTGTATAGAGCTCGATAAACTTACCTATACAAATCCGGAGGTTATCGAAGAATTAAAAACATTGGTAAATATCAAGATTGATAGCACTAATACGAACGATCCAAGAGTTAAACAGCTTTGGAATAAATATGGAATTGTAGGCCTGCCTACGGTAGTATTTGTCAATAAGGACGGAACGGTACTCAAAGATAAAACTATTACAGGCTTTGTCAATGCTCAGGAATTTCTGCAAATCTTAAAAGATCTGGAATAAATATACGGGCACTACAATTTACCATAGTATCTATCAATCTTCTTTACCTTGCATGTATAAAAATTTCAATTCTGTAGGGCAACCCTTCAGGATTGCCAGCCCTGACACTTATTCAAAAGGCGAAGCAAGGCTAAGGCCTTGCTCTACATCTTAAAGTTATTGAAGGTCTGTTTTAATCATAGAAAGATTTTTTGAGGTTGAGATCTTACATTATCTTACGAATATTTTTTACACAAGGAGCACTTTATGAATAAAAAAATAGCTAGATATCTTTGTTTTACTTTTTTATTTGCAACGATCTTAATGGCTGTTTCAACAACTTCTTATGCGGAAGATACTATTAAGGAGATAAAACTTGCGGAATTACATACTTTACTCGAGAACAATAAGGGCAAGGTGATAGTTCTTAATTTGTGGGCAACATGGTGTTCACCCTGCAGGAAAGAGATACCGGGATTTATCAGTCTTTATAAAAAATATAAGGATAAGGGCCTGGAAATTATTGGTATTGCCTTTGATGAAAATGGGTCAAAGGTTGTTCCTCCATTCATAAAAAAATTGAATATAAATTATCCCATTTACCTTAGTGGTGGCGATATCGGCCCCGCATATAATCTCGAAGCTTATCCAACTACTATTATTTACAATAAAAATGGCAGCATGGTTAATCAGCATGCTGGTTACGTATCGGAGCAAGAGCTTGAGGATGAACTGAGTACATTACTAAAAGATCAGCAAAAATAAAACTGATACCTGGTAAAATGATTCGTAAGGAAGAACCTCGTGTTCGCCCCTGTTGAACTATACTAACAAATTGGAAAACTATGCATGAAAGCTTCAAACACATTGCAAAAATCAAATAACCATACGCAGACAACGAGGCCGTGCAACATCCACCTGAAACGCACGACCCTGAAAACACTTCAGATAAACGTTGGAAAATTATGCAATCAGACTTGCGAACACTGTCATGTGGATGCTGGTCCGAAGAGAACCGAGATAATGACGGCACAGACAGCGGACCGGATATTAGACCTGCTGGCAAATACTCAATCTATAGAACTTGTGGATTTCACAGGGGGTGCTCCGGAACTGAATCCATCATTTCGCTCTATGGTTAAACGATCCCGCTCTCTGGGACGGCGTGTTATGGACCGGTGCAATCTTACCGTGCTATCCATCGGAGGGCAGGAGGATTTGGCAGAGTTCCTGCGAGATAATCAGGTTGAGGTGGTTGCATCGTTACCCTGTTATTCCCGGGAAAATGTTGATAAACAACGCGGGAGAGGCGTCTTTGACAAGAGTATCGATGCAATACAAAAACTTAACTCCCTGGGGTATGGCCAGGAAGGAAGCGGGCTGGTACTCGATCTGGTCTTTAACCCGGGCGGGGCTTTTCTTCCACCATCACAGGAAAAACTGGAAAAACAATACAAGGCGGAATTATGGAAGCAATTCGGAATTGTATTCAATCATTTATATGTAATAGTAAATATGCCAATCCACCGATGGGAGGAGTATTTAGAGCGCACAGGACAGAAAGAGCGTTATAGAGAACTCCTGGCTAACGCATTTAATCCTCAAACATTAGATACGGTAATGTGCAGAACACTCATCTCAATTGGATGGAACGGACAACTGTACGATTGCGATTTTAATCAGATGCTTGAAATTCCCATCGGGGGTAAACAGAGGACGCTGTGGAATATTGAGTCCTTTGAAGAGTTTAGCGAAGGCTCGATTGCTACCTCAGCCCACTGTTTTGCCTGTACTGCTGGAGCAGGGAGCAGTTGTACCGGTTCGCTAATTCATTACTGAAGGAGATAAGAGGCTATTATTATGATAACAGAACAAGCGGTTCGGGAGCGGTATAGCGCTGCAGCAGCGCAGAAGGAAGCAGCGCTTTGCTGCCCGGTAACATACAATCCCAAATATCTGGAAGTTATTCCTAAAGAAGTACTGGATCGTGATTACGGCTGTGGCGACCCATCTCAATATCTGGCCGAGGGAGAAACAGTTCTTGATCTGGGATCCGGCGGCGGAAAAATCTGCTTTATTGCGAGCCAGGTTGTTGGCTCATCCGGAAGAGTAATTGGAGTTGATATGAACGACGAAATGCTTGCCCTTGCGCGCAAAGCAAACATTGAGGTCTCAAAATGTTTAGGATATGGCAACGTTGAGTTCCGGAAAGGAAAGATACAGGATTTGCGTATCGATAGGGACTTACTTGATGCATGGTTAAAGCAAAATCCCGTAAGAAACGAAGCGGGTCTTTCCGCATTTGAATCTTACATACAACATATGAGCGTGGCATCCCCTATGATTCCGGATGGATCGATTGATACGGTAATCAGCAACTGCGTTCTTAACCTGGTTAATCACAAAGACAAGCCATTTCTTTTTAAGGAAATTTACAGAGTACTGAAACAAGGCGGGCGCGCAGCAATCAGTGATATCGTATCAGATGAACCGATACCAATCGAGCTTCAGCAGGATACAAATTTGTGGAGTGGGTGTATCTCGGGATCGCTTCAGGAGTATGAATTTCTCAGGGCATTTGAGGATGCAGGGTTTTACGGAATCACCATTGATAAACGTGACGAGAAACCATGGCGTACCGTTAAGGGGATCGAGTTTCGAAGTATTACTGTATTGGCTTACAAAGGGAAAGAAGGACCATGCTGGGATCATAAAGAGGCCGTTGTATATAAAGGGCCATTCCGAAACGTCACCGATGACGATGGACATGAATACCCGCGCGGCGTTCGCATAGCTGTATGTCGTAAAACATTTCGCATTCTTAAACAAAAGCCATATGCAAATCACTTTGAGTTCATAAGGCCGCGAGAGGAAATCTCAGCAGAAAAGGCCCAGCCTTTCCCGTGTACCAACGAGATAATAGTCAGGTCTTCGCTCGAAACAAAGGGTGATAAATATGCTGCAGCGAATGGAGATGCCGTTTCTTGCTGTGATCCGGGAAGTTGTTGCTGAAGGGATTCTGTTCCATTCCACAAAAGAAGACGCAGAGACTCGAATTATACATTACCCAATACTCAAGAGAGAACATGAAATATCCAAAAATTAGCGGAACGCTCAGGGGTATTTTGAGAGCAGGCTTTAAAATTATTTTGTGCATCAGTAGGTGCGCTGTTCGTTCGCCGAACCACAAGACAGCCAGTACGCTCATTCTTGAATTTGCAAAATATCCAAATCCCGGCCATGTAAAAACACGACTGGCGGTAGAACTGGGCAATGAAGAGGCATGCCGGATTTACTGCAAAATGGCACAAGGAATACATCGAGAACTTCTCAAACTACAAGAACAAGGTCAAGCGAGTGTCATTGTATACGCAGATGGCGCTGATCACCATGAAATTTCCAACTGGCTTCAGGGAGCGCATGATACATGGCTTCAACCCACAGGAGATCTTGGGCAACGATTGGAGTACGGCTTCCGCAAGGCATTCGAAATAGGTTTTCGAACCGTTCTTGCTGTTGGCACAGATTGTCCCGGCTTAACCGCAGAAAAAATGCAGAAAGCTATCGGGCATCTGGAACGATTTGATATTGCAATTATTCCATCAACAGATGGAGGGTATGTACTCATTGGCACAAATTCTTTTCAGCAGAACCTGTTCAAAAATATTACCTGGAGCACAGATAAAGTTTTTGGGCAAACACTACAGCAGGCAAAGGCAAAAAATTTATCAGTAGCTCTCCTTGATCCGGAAACCGATGTAGATACCGCAGAAGATTTCAAAATATTTGAGGCGGCATTAAAACCCGACGTATCTGTTATAATTCCGGTGCTCAATGATCGATGGCAATTACAAGAAACCCTTCATGCATTTTCCTGCGCTCCTAACTTAGGAGAATTTGAAGTAATCGTAGTTGATGGCGGATCTACCGACGGTTCCAATGTCGTGGCGCACGGCTTCAATATCCGATGGTTGAGAAGCGCTCCCGGACGTGCACAACAAATGAACACCGGGGCACAATACGCACGAGGACATTGGCTTTGGTTTCTCCACGCAGATTGCCGGCCAAGCCTTGAAACAATAAGAAAACTCCCTGGCTTTTTGCGCTCTGCAAGCCTTATGTGGGGATTTTTTAAACAACAAATATCAGACCCGTCGTTCTGGTTCCGGGTTATAGAGATGGGAAACGAATTTCGCGGGCGAATGTTAAAACTTCCCTACGGCGATCAAGCCATTGTAGTTCGCCGCGATTTATTTTTTCAATGCGGCAGTTTCCCGCAGGTCCCTTGCCTGGAAGATGTAATCCTGTCCCGTCGTTTAGCGCGGATATGCCCTCCCACGGCAATAAATGAAAAGCTACACGTACACCCGCGACACTGGAAACCTCTTGGACCGCTTTTTACCACGATAAGGAACCTGTGTACGGTATTTCGCTTTGTCGTACTAGGACAATCTCCATCAGATTTGTTAGCATACTATTTGCAATGGAAACAGCCTCGTAATATATCTTCCGCTTCACTTCAGGATAACATACCGAAACGCTTAATTCACGAAAGTCACCAATAAAATCAGGAAAAAATCATGAGCGGTGGCCTGAATCATATAAATTTGTTTTCTTTTGGATCAGCATCAAGCAACGAATGGAATAACATTCATACCGTATATTTTTATAAACACATAAAACAAATCATAGATATTTGCTTTATCATTATTTAAGCAAATATATTGAAACGCTGTATGCACAATCATACATTTTAGATATAGGGCAAGACTTTAGCCTTGCTTCCCGCCAGAATATATACGCCGGGATAGCAGCCCGAAAGGGTTACCCTACAGAATTGAAATTCCTAAACATTTAAAAGAGGCCTTTTCGGCGACTTAAAATACCTATTTTCCCGGCATTGATCTACCCTCTTCACCCCATATGCATCAAGCTAAAATATGTAACCAATGAAGAATAACAAACCACCCATAATCTCCCTTGATTCCCCTTTAAAAAACTTATCATTACCCACAAGTTAGGTAGGGAGCGAAGGCAGAAGCAAGATAAACCACGAAGTACACGAAGAAAGAAGAACGTAGAGAAGCAAGATTTTGCGAAAGATGTAGAGACGCAAGATTTTGCGTCTTTACAATTGAGGTAGGGGTGTGTTGCTTCGCCTCAAGAAGGGATCGATTATAAAAAGAATTTATTGAGATTTGTAACTCTCTTATTCTTCGTGTACTTCGTGTTCTTTGTGGTATTTAAAGATGTGAGTAAGGACAAGTTTTTTAAAGGGGGAAATCCCTTGTTCCCCTTTTTAAAGGGGGTAGGGGTGTGCTGCTTCATCTCGAGAGGGGATCGATCATAAAAAGAATTTATTGAGACAGGATGAACAGCATTATTATTTTTATCCTGTTCATCCTGTCTCAGAAAAACAAAAATGAAAGGGATCGAGAGATGTGTTTCGAGATCAACAAAATTCTTTGGCTCTCTCCACATCAGGAAATCCTTGTTTGTATTGAGATTTAGAACTCTCTTATTCTTCATGTACTTCGTGTTCTTTGTGGTCTCCGCGAGCTTATCTTTACCCATAAGTCAGAAAGGTAAATTTGAGTATTGCGATAAGACGAAACAGGGTGGCACGGGTAAGCCATGTCCCTGTATGTCTTGAACGGGGATCTTTTGTCCGTGTTGTTCGAATACATCCGTGGATAGGAAATACACCACACTGACAAACAGAGTTTGTCAGTGCCACCCAGGAATAAGCTTACAGAGCATAAAAATTTCCAGAGAGACACCTCCCGGCGAGACATCTCTTCATGGTATCCTAAAGATGTGGGTAATGATAAGCTCCATGAGGGGGACTAAAGGAGGGTCAACACGTTTGAAATTTCTATACATTTGATTAGGCCTTCGGCAACTTTATTTGTCACCTACACGTAGGGCAAGGCTTCAGCCTTGCTTCCACGCTTGAGCGTGCACGGGGGACGGCAACCCTAAACAGGCTGTCCGAGAATTCAATCGATCCACAAATGCCATACTAAATATTGTTATCATGTTAATATTTTGTCAACATATAGTATAGGATTTGTCATGTGAAAGCATTCTCGGACAGCCTGTAAAGGGTTGTCCTACGGAATTGAACTTCCTTAACATCAAGTTATTCTAAAAGTAGTGTATTAGATAAATTACCAAAACTATATTAGCATGGTATTAATTTTGCTTACTAACAATGCACTTTATCTCCAAAAACACATAAGACAAACAGGAAGGAGTAGTAAAAATGGCAAAAGATAAGAGAAACGTTTCAGGCATTATCACAGTAAGATCAAAAATGTCATTACTTACAATGACTTTAATAATTGGATTTTTGTTAATTTTTGCCGCAGTTGGATCAGCAAAGGATCACGATAATAGTAAGGAACTAAGGATATTCACTGCCCTTTTAACGGGCGGACAGGAAGTTCCTGATCCGGATCGTCCCAATAATAACAGTAATGCATTTGGAGTAGCATTTATGACTTTGGATGAAAAAACAAATATGCTCTGCTATTCAATATCCTTTACGAATGACAAATTGGTAGGAACTGAGACAGCAGCCCACTTTCACGCCCCTGCAAGACCAGGAGAAAATGCACCGATTGTGTTTGATATTACTCCGAAAGTAAACCCTATTGGGAGTCCTAAAAATGGGTGTGTAGGCCCACTGAGGAAAAGGCAAAGAGATCAATTGAAAAATGGATTGTTTTATATCAATATTCACAGTGGGTCTTTTCCACTCGGAGAAATCAGGGGGCAAGTTATACCGGCAGAGGATATAGATTATGATGTAGATGATAATGTACGTTTTAAGGAAAAAACCGATGGTAGTTCTGGTGAGAAGCCTTAAAAACTTCGGTGTGATTCTGCAACCCTCATGAAGGAGCAAAGAAAGTCTCCTCGCTCTACAATTCATAAAAGAGGCCTTTGGCTACTTTTGTTTTTAATCAAAACGTAGGGCAAGGCTTTAGCCTTGCTTCCCTGCATGAATGTACATGGGGGAGAGCAACCCTAAAGGGTTGCCCTACAGAATTGAAATTCCTATACATCAAAAGAGGCCTTCGGCGACTCTTTT is a window from the Candidatus Jettenia sp. genome containing:
- the dsbD gene encoding protein-disulfide reductase DsbD, encoding MNTGFSIKGLFALIFISLLYPLVTFGETSPFKLQGDLVKDHVSADSPIPVTITFTIAPNHYTYKDQMKVESGDPSQFTVTSATLPAGKVKYDQFLEKEVEIYEGQVKINSFLQLSKDTPPGPYHIKLKVHYQGCSDKMCFAPKIEELTIPVQVESPGSGAPVLSEGKKPAPPASQPKEKAEPDGFQKTLESRGLFVSLTLIFLAGIGLSFTPCVYPMIPITVAIIGGQAAADQASGRRPLKALLLSLIYVLGIAVVYASLGVIAASTGALFGTALQSPWVIGFVVVVFVALALSMFGLYTLRVPSFISDRLGTKTGKGFIGVFIMGLISGIVASPCIGPVLASLLVYIASTGNKFLGFWMLFIFAWGLGVPLIVLGTFSGAIKTLPKSGEWMVTVERIFGLLLLGVALYYVRFIISENIFIIILGLFLIITGVFSGGFDRLTNESTTFQRARKAFGLIAFIFGTYFLVGHLIIRGFILPPFSTSTSTQVETTKEKIDWIFDEEKGLQQAKASDKMAMIDFWASWCAACIELDKLTYTNPEVIEELKTLVNIKIDSTNTNDPRVKQLWNKYGIVGLPTVVFVNKDGTVLKDKTITGFVNAQEFLQILKDLE
- a CDS encoding TlpA family protein disulfide reductase — protein: MNKKIARYLCFTFLFATILMAVSTTSYAEDTIKEIKLAELHTLLENNKGKVIVLNLWATWCSPCRKEIPGFISLYKKYKDKGLEIIGIAFDENGSKVVPPFIKKLNINYPIYLSGGDIGPAYNLEAYPTTIIYNKNGSMVNQHAGYVSEQELEDELSTLLKDQQK
- the arsS gene encoding arsenosugar biosynthesis radical SAM protein ArsS (Some members of this family are selenoproteins.) gives rise to the protein MKASNTLQKSNNHTQTTRPCNIHLKRTTLKTLQINVGKLCNQTCEHCHVDAGPKRTEIMTAQTADRILDLLANTQSIELVDFTGGAPELNPSFRSMVKRSRSLGRRVMDRCNLTVLSIGGQEDLAEFLRDNQVEVVASLPCYSRENVDKQRGRGVFDKSIDAIQKLNSLGYGQEGSGLVLDLVFNPGGAFLPPSQEKLEKQYKAELWKQFGIVFNHLYVIVNMPIHRWEEYLERTGQKERYRELLANAFNPQTLDTVMCRTLISIGWNGQLYDCDFNQMLEIPIGGKQRTLWNIESFEEFSEGSIATSAHCFACTAGAGSSCTGSLIHY
- a CDS encoding methyltransferase domain-containing protein, encoding MITEQAVRERYSAAAAQKEAALCCPVTYNPKYLEVIPKEVLDRDYGCGDPSQYLAEGETVLDLGSGGGKICFIASQVVGSSGRVIGVDMNDEMLALARKANIEVSKCLGYGNVEFRKGKIQDLRIDRDLLDAWLKQNPVRNEAGLSAFESYIQHMSVASPMIPDGSIDTVISNCVLNLVNHKDKPFLFKEIYRVLKQGGRAAISDIVSDEPIPIELQQDTNLWSGCISGSLQEYEFLRAFEDAGFYGITIDKRDEKPWRTVKGIEFRSITVLAYKGKEGPCWDHKEAVVYKGPFRNVTDDDGHEYPRGVRIAVCRKTFRILKQKPYANHFEFIRPREEISAEKAQPFPCTNEIIVRSSLETKGDKYAAANGDAVSCCDPGSCC
- a CDS encoding TIGR04283 family arsenosugar biosynthesis glycosyltransferase, yielding MKYPKISGTLRGILRAGFKIILCISRCAVRSPNHKTASTLILEFAKYPNPGHVKTRLAVELGNEEACRIYCKMAQGIHRELLKLQEQGQASVIVYADGADHHEISNWLQGAHDTWLQPTGDLGQRLEYGFRKAFEIGFRTVLAVGTDCPGLTAEKMQKAIGHLERFDIAIIPSTDGGYVLIGTNSFQQNLFKNITWSTDKVFGQTLQQAKAKNLSVALLDPETDVDTAEDFKIFEAALKPDVSVIIPVLNDRWQLQETLHAFSCAPNLGEFEVIVVDGGSTDGSNVVAHGFNIRWLRSAPGRAQQMNTGAQYARGHWLWFLHADCRPSLETIRKLPGFLRSASLMWGFFKQQISDPSFWFRVIEMGNEFRGRMLKLPYGDQAIVVRRDLFFQCGSFPQVPCLEDVILSRRLARICPPTAINEKLHVHPRHWKPLGPLFTTIRNLCTVFRFVVLGQSPSDLLAYYLQWKQPRNISSASLQDNIPKRLIHESHQ
- a CDS encoding CHRD domain-containing protein; protein product: MAKDKRNVSGIITVRSKMSLLTMTLIIGFLLIFAAVGSAKDHDNSKELRIFTALLTGGQEVPDPDRPNNNSNAFGVAFMTLDEKTNMLCYSISFTNDKLVGTETAAHFHAPARPGENAPIVFDITPKVNPIGSPKNGCVGPLRKRQRDQLKNGLFYINIHSGSFPLGEIRGQVIPAEDIDYDVDDNVRFKEKTDGSSGEKP